A genomic window from Montipora capricornis isolate CH-2021 chromosome 8, ASM3666992v2, whole genome shotgun sequence includes:
- the LOC138059932 gene encoding uncharacterized protein, whose amino-acid sequence MPAKRKKAKIPFKVFASNNYSRFASRFPFLKEPQIKAKLLQAWRNALDTKRQTEETEHSLCKASKIETLMTLFVPFKQKQQDSQSSSTQSPHSSFSSAVSGSLSEDSSCSKHRAPSELIDLLQEISAEQLLIEPEQMCSAEDLGFLNHNAFQERLGQNTQENKYLIMEWRAIVFMGGFLTWEEKDLFLVGNDSEGDSNFLSMFNGENDIFFEKENKAKLLKEGLGFIPG is encoded by the exons ATGCctgctaaaagaaaaaaagccaaaattcCTTTCAAGGTGTTCGCAAGTAACAATTATTCAAGGTTTGCAAGTAGGTTTCCATTCCTTAAGGAACCGCAGATAAAAGCTAAACTCCTTCAGGCATGGAGAAATGCGTTGGACACAAAAAGGCAAACAGAGGAAACCGAACATTCTCTTTGCAAAG CAAGTAAGATTGAAACACTGATGACGTTGTTTGTtcctttcaag CAAAAGCAACAGGACAGCCAATCAAGCTCAACACAATCTCCACATTCAAGCTTTTCCTCGGCAGTAAGTGGCTCGCTTTCAGAGGACAGTTCATGCAGTAAACACAGGGCACCAAGTGAGCTCATAGATTTATTACAAGAAATAAGTGCGGAACAGCTTTTGATAGAACCAGAGCAAATGTGTTCCGCAGAAGACCTTGGCTTCTTAAATCATAACGCGTTTCAAGAAAGACTTGGACAGAACACCCAGGAAAATAAG tatttaaTTATGGAATGGCGCGCTATTGTTTTTATGGGCGGATTTTTAACTTGGGAGGAGAAGGACTT atttttagTCGGCAACGATAGTGAAGGGGACAGCAATTTCTTGAGTATGTTTAATGGAGAAAACgacattttttttgaaaaagagaatAAGGCCAAGTTGTTGAAGGAAGGATTAGGGTTTATCCCGGGTTAA